In the genome of Hydrogenophaga sp. PBL-H3, the window TGGTGCGCAAGAGCCCTTTCGACTCCTCGGGCGGTCGCCACACCTCGTTCGCGTCGGTGTTTGTGTACCCTGAGATCGACGATTCGATCGAGATCAACATCAACCCGTCTGACGTGCGCACCGACACCTACCGCGCGTCTGGCGCCGGTGGTCAGCACATCAACAAGACCGACTCGGCCGTGCGCCTCACGCACATCCCCACCGGCATCGTGGTGCAGTGCCAGGACGGTCGCAGCCAGCACGGCAACCGCGACGTGGCCTGGAAACGCCTGCGTTCCAAGCTCTACGACTTCGAGCTGCGCAAGCAGCAGGAAGAACAACAGAAGCTGGAAGACACCAAGACCGACGTGGGCTGGGGTCACCAGATCCGTTCTTACGTGCTGGACAACAGCCGCATCAAGGACCTGCGCACCAACGTCGAGATTTCCGCCACGCAAAAAGTGCTGGACGGCGATCTGGATCCCTTCATCGAAGCATCACTGAAGCAAGGCGTTTGACCATGAGCTCACTGCGTGAAGGCCCCACCACCGTGGTTCGCCGCGAAGATTACGCCGCCCCCGCCTACTTCGTCGACACGGTCGACCTCTGCTTCGACCTGGACCCGGCCAAGACACGCGTGCTCAACAAGATGCGCCTGCGCCGCAACCCGGCCGTGCCGTCGCAAGCCTTGCGGCTCGATGGTGAAGACCTGAACCTGGCCCGCGTGCTGGTCAACGGCGCCGGCTGCTCCTTCAAGATCGACGGCCAGCAGCTGGTGCTGGAGAGCCTGCCCGAGGGCACCGAGCCGTTCGATCTGGAAATCTTCACCACCTGCACGCCCGAGAAAAACACGCAGCTCATGGGCCTGTACGTGAGCCAGGGCACCTTCTTCACGCAGTGCGAGGCCGAAGGCTTTCGCCGCATCACGTATTTTCTGGACCGCCCCGATGTGATGGCCAGCTACAGCGTGACGCTGCGCGCCGACAAGGCCAGGTACCCGGTGCTGCTGTCCAACGGCAACCTGGTGGAAGAAGGAAAACTGCCCGATGGCCGCCACTTCGCCAAGTGGGTCGACCCGCACAAAAAGCCCTGCTATTTGTTCGCACTCGTTGCGGGCCAGCTGGTGGCGCGTGAACAGCGCATCACCTCGCGCAGCGGTGGCAACCACCTGCTGCAGGTGTATGTGCGCCCCGGCGACATGGACAAGACCGAACACGCCATGAACTCGCTGATTGCCAGCGTGGCTTGGGACGAAGCGCGCTTTGGCCTGCCGCTCGATCTGGAGCGCTTCATGATCGTGGCCACCGCCGACTTCAACATGGGCGCGATGGAGAACAAGGGTCTCAACATCTTCAACACCAAGTACGTGCTGGCCAACAGCGCCACCGCGACCGACACCGATTTCTCCAACATCGAATCGGTGGTGGGTCACGAGTACTTCCACAACTGGACCGGCAACCGCGTGACCTGCCGCGACTGGTTCCAGCTCTCGCTCAAGGAAGGCCTCACCGTCTTCCGCGATCAGGAATTCAGCATGGACCTGTGCGCCGAACCCTCGGCGCGTGCGGTCAAGCGCATCGAAGACGTGCGCGTGCTGCGCACGGCGCAGTTCCCCGAAGACGCCGGCCCCATGGCGCACCCGGTGCGGCCCGACAGCTACGCCGAGATCAACAACTTCTACACCGTCACCGTGTATGAAAAAGGCGCCGAGGTCGTGCGCATGATGCAGACGCTCGTGGGGCGCGAAGGTTTTGCCCAGGGCATGAAGCTCTACTTCGAGCGCCACGACGGCCAGGCGGTCACTTGCGACGACTTCGCGCAATCGGTGGCCGATGCCAACCCCCACAGCGATCTGGCCCGCCTGCTGCCGCAGTTCAAACGCTGGTACAGCCAGGCAGGCACACCCCGCCTGCACGCCAGTGGTGTGTTTGATGCTGCCGCCCGCAGCTACACGCTCACCGTCACCCAGAGCTGTGCACCCAC includes:
- the pepN gene encoding aminopeptidase N; this translates as MSSLREGPTTVVRREDYAAPAYFVDTVDLCFDLDPAKTRVLNKMRLRRNPAVPSQALRLDGEDLNLARVLVNGAGCSFKIDGQQLVLESLPEGTEPFDLEIFTTCTPEKNTQLMGLYVSQGTFFTQCEAEGFRRITYFLDRPDVMASYSVTLRADKARYPVLLSNGNLVEEGKLPDGRHFAKWVDPHKKPCYLFALVAGQLVAREQRITSRSGGNHLLQVYVRPGDMDKTEHAMNSLIASVAWDEARFGLPLDLERFMIVATADFNMGAMENKGLNIFNTKYVLANSATATDTDFSNIESVVGHEYFHNWTGNRVTCRDWFQLSLKEGLTVFRDQEFSMDLCAEPSARAVKRIEDVRVLRTAQFPEDAGPMAHPVRPDSYAEINNFYTVTVYEKGAEVVRMMQTLVGREGFAQGMKLYFERHDGQAVTCDDFAQSVADANPHSDLARLLPQFKRWYSQAGTPRLHASGVFDAAARSYTLTVTQSCAPTPGQSAKEPFVIPVSLGLLSAQGAELPLQLAHWTQPEVGSRTFVLTQASESFTFVNLESEPVPSLLRGFSAPVVLDCHYTDAQLLTLLAFDPDPFNRWEAAQRLALRRALMAIQSNEPVPSTPLDDAYLGAMREVLRHPALDAAFKELVLTLPSETYISEQLVEVDPQRVHAVREAMRLQLAQALQADWAWAFDAHKDNGAYRPDPVSTGRRALAGMSLTMLCLNARASADAVWPGKAFQHFKDAGNMTDRFNALSALVVSDHALARDALARFHQMFQNEDLVLDKWFALQAGAPDRGGNVLPAVRQLMKHPDFHLKNPNRARSVIFSYCSANPGAFHRTDAAGYLYWSERVLELDAFNPQVAARLARALDRWKKLAEPYRSAAREAIARVAAKADLSNDVREVVTRALAD